One genomic window of Mucilaginibacter sp. SJ includes the following:
- a CDS encoding helix-turn-helix domain-containing protein — protein sequence MPPYYNLPYSSFPKDHPFLCDHFMQLCCTGSKSIPARYRTCTKNSPLREKSGFGKTDLTLAALSYELAISERQLFRRIKSITGLTPNKYIRAIKLQIAREAIESGRYRTIAEVSYAAGFDTPAYFGKLFKEHYGRDVNELL from the coding sequence ATGCCCCCCTATTACAATTTACCCTATTCATCTTTTCCGAAGGATCATCCCTTTTTGTGTGATCATTTTATGCAGTTGTGCTGCACGGGCTCAAAGTCAATCCCGGCCCGCTATAGAACCTGTACTAAAAATTCTCCGCTGCGTGAAAAGTCCGGATTCGGCAAAACCGATCTTACCCTTGCCGCCCTGAGCTATGAACTGGCGATCAGTGAGCGGCAATTGTTTCGCCGCATAAAATCAATTACCGGACTTACGCCTAATAAATACATCCGCGCCATTAAATTGCAAATAGCACGCGAAGCTATCGAAAGCGGCAGGTACCGCACAATTGCCGAAGTATCATATGCCGCGGGGTTTGATACCCCGGCGTACTTCGGTAAATTGTTTAAGGAGCATTATGGCCGCGACGTTAATGAGTTGCTTTAA
- a CDS encoding acyl carrier protein, whose product MSDIASRVKAIIVEKLGVDESEVTPEASFTNDLGADSLDTVELIMEFEKEFNVAIPDDQAETIGTVGQAVAYLEKNVK is encoded by the coding sequence ATGTCTGATATCGCTTCAAGAGTAAAAGCTATTATCGTAGAAAAACTGGGTGTTGACGAAAGTGAAGTTACGCCAGAAGCGAGTTTCACCAATGATCTTGGTGCCGACTCGTTAGACACCGTGGAATTAATCATGGAGTTTGAAAAAGAATTTAACGTGGCTATTCCTGACGATCAGGCTGAAACTATTGGTACTGTTGGCCAGGCAGTTGCTTACCTTGAAAAAAACGTTAAATAA
- a CDS encoding M28 family peptidase, which yields MNKLPLLLIALASATTACAQQNATAMKYAGLITAEDAKKHLSILASDAFEGRETGKPGAEKAANYIAAEFKKLGLQAPVNGSYFFDVPLTENALKVTAFTVNGKSFEYGTDFYLGGAFPDKSTSVSDIVFVGYGTDAEIGSTALAGKIVLWINEDKPEAGATPNTSYRMSNARMKVVKNLQSKNPAIILAANPGIAAALARFGKSVTSPRLTIKDDAAKPANTNAPVFNITAALADELVKPTGKTYADLKSASATSATPATDIKNNVVINYATTKNDVKAVDVLGYMPGTDLKDEVLVFSAHYDHIGLNPDEKAKDKVNNGADDDGSGTTGVLEIARAFAKAKKDGHGPRRSILFLGNVGEEKGLLGSEYYSDHPVFPLANTITDLNIDMIGRVGEEYIGKPDSANYVYPIGSAMLSKELHEIGENANNTYTKLKLDYKYDDPNDPNRFYYRSDHYNFAKHGVPIIFYFNGVHADYHQPGDEVSKINFPLLAKRAQLVFYTGWELANRDKRPVVDAAAAGGK from the coding sequence ATGAATAAATTACCACTATTGCTCATTGCGCTGGCTTCGGCAACGACGGCCTGTGCCCAGCAGAATGCCACGGCAATGAAATATGCCGGGCTGATAACTGCTGAAGATGCGAAAAAGCACCTGAGCATCCTGGCTTCGGATGCCTTTGAAGGCCGCGAAACGGGTAAACCAGGTGCCGAAAAAGCGGCTAACTATATAGCCGCCGAGTTTAAAAAATTAGGACTTCAGGCTCCTGTTAACGGATCGTACTTTTTTGATGTTCCTCTTACCGAAAATGCGTTAAAAGTAACAGCATTCACCGTTAATGGTAAATCATTTGAGTATGGTACCGATTTTTACTTAGGTGGCGCGTTTCCTGATAAAAGTACATCTGTAAGTGATATCGTTTTTGTTGGCTACGGTACCGATGCCGAAATAGGCAGCACTGCTCTGGCGGGTAAAATTGTACTTTGGATCAACGAAGATAAGCCCGAAGCAGGAGCTACACCAAATACCAGCTATCGCATGAGCAATGCCCGTATGAAGGTTGTAAAAAACTTACAAAGCAAAAATCCGGCTATTATATTAGCTGCTAACCCCGGTATTGCAGCCGCACTGGCCCGCTTTGGAAAAAGCGTAACAAGTCCGCGGCTAACTATTAAAGATGACGCAGCTAAACCGGCAAACACCAATGCCCCTGTGTTTAACATCACTGCCGCATTAGCTGATGAACTGGTAAAACCAACCGGCAAAACTTATGCCGATCTTAAATCTGCCTCAGCAACATCTGCTACTCCTGCAACAGACATTAAAAACAACGTGGTTATAAACTACGCTACTACAAAAAATGATGTAAAAGCGGTTGATGTGTTAGGCTATATGCCAGGTACTGATCTGAAAGATGAAGTGTTGGTATTTTCGGCCCATTATGATCACATCGGTTTAAACCCCGACGAAAAGGCTAAAGATAAAGTAAACAACGGCGCCGACGATGATGGCTCGGGTACTACCGGCGTCCTGGAAATTGCCCGCGCTTTCGCTAAAGCTAAAAAAGACGGCCATGGTCCGCGCCGTAGCATCCTGTTTTTAGGTAACGTTGGCGAAGAGAAAGGTTTATTAGGGTCTGAGTATTATTCAGACCATCCTGTATTCCCGCTGGCTAATACCATTACCGATTTAAACATTGATATGATTGGCCGCGTTGGCGAAGAATACATCGGCAAACCCGATTCCGCAAATTATGTGTACCCCATCGGGTCGGCCATGCTAAGCAAAGAACTGCATGAAATTGGAGAGAATGCAAACAATACTTATACAAAACTAAAACTTGATTATAAGTATGATGACCCAAATGATCCAAACAGGTTTTACTACCGCAGCGATCATTATAATTTTGCAAAACATGGCGTACCAATCATCTTCTACTTCAACGGTGTACACGCTGATTACCACCAGCCCGGCGACGAAGTAAGCAAGATCAATTTCCCGCTGCTGGCCAAACGCGCTCAACTGGTATTTTACACCGGATGGGAGCTTGCCAACCGCGATAAACGCCCTGTAGTGGATGCAGCTGCTGCCGGAGGGAAATAG
- a CDS encoding shikimate dehydrogenase family protein gives MKHYGLIGFPLSHSFSKKFFTEKFKTEGITDARYDLYPIEHIKDLQNLLDEHPDICGLNVTIPHKINVLPFLDWIEHDARTAGAVNCIRVTAESPIEAAFSGEIGVKDHDFRLEGYNTDIYGFEESLKPLIGDGNDDALVLGDGGAAKAVKCVLENLGITYKVVTRKPTHHADNILFKDLQPHHILQHKLIINTTPLGTHPNIDECPPIPYDFIGENHILYDLIYNPEETLFLKHGRERGAVTKNGYEMLVLQAEKSWEIWNSKEKHP, from the coding sequence ATGAAACACTACGGACTAATTGGTTTTCCGCTTTCTCATTCATTTTCAAAAAAGTTTTTTACCGAAAAATTCAAAACCGAAGGTATTACAGATGCAAGGTATGATCTTTATCCTATTGAGCATATCAAGGACCTGCAGAACCTGCTTGATGAACATCCGGATATTTGCGGTCTTAATGTAACCATTCCTCATAAAATAAACGTGCTGCCTTTTTTAGATTGGATAGAGCATGACGCCCGTACAGCCGGCGCCGTAAACTGTATCAGGGTGACTGCCGAAAGCCCGATTGAAGCCGCATTTTCGGGCGAGATAGGGGTTAAAGACCATGATTTCAGACTGGAAGGCTATAATACCGATATTTATGGGTTTGAGGAATCATTAAAGCCTTTAATTGGCGATGGCAATGATGACGCCCTGGTTTTGGGCGATGGAGGTGCCGCAAAAGCAGTAAAATGTGTACTGGAAAATTTAGGTATCACCTATAAAGTTGTTACCCGCAAGCCAACACACCATGCGGATAATATTTTGTTTAAAGATCTGCAGCCACACCATATCTTACAGCACAAACTTATCATCAATACAACTCCTTTGGGTACCCATCCTAATATTGATGAATGCCCGCCTATACCTTATGATTTTATTGGCGAAAATCATATTTTGTACGACCTGATCTATAATCCTGAAGAAACCCTGTTTTTAAAACATGGCCGCGAGCGCGGCGCGGTCACTAAAAATGGCTATGAAATGCTGGTTTTACAGGCCGAAAAATCGTGGGAGATCTGGAACTCAAAGGAGAAACATCCATGA
- the gldD gene encoding gliding motility lipoprotein GldD: MKYVSLLAAALLLLAACSGNHDYAPKPRGYYRIAFPKKEYQDYAPGCPYAFTYPKYAIIEPDKKRDAKPCWINMQFPRFNATLHLSYQPITSKKEFNQLVEDARTFAFKHTVKATSIDEGIIHYADKKVYGIYYTIDGNAASSAQFFLTDSVHNYIRGALYFNTEPRLDSIQPVLSFIKQDMAVMIKSFKWK, from the coding sequence ATGAAGTATGTAAGTTTACTGGCAGCGGCGCTATTGCTTTTGGCGGCATGCAGCGGCAATCATGATTACGCGCCTAAGCCCCGCGGCTACTATCGCATAGCGTTCCCAAAAAAAGAATACCAGGATTATGCTCCCGGTTGTCCGTATGCTTTTACATATCCCAAATATGCTATTATTGAACCGGATAAAAAGCGGGATGCCAAACCTTGCTGGATAAACATGCAGTTCCCGCGGTTTAATGCCACGCTGCATTTAAGCTATCAGCCCATCACCTCAAAAAAAGAGTTTAACCAACTGGTGGAGGATGCCCGCACCTTCGCCTTTAAACATACCGTAAAAGCCACATCCATTGACGAAGGCATCATCCATTATGCCGATAAGAAAGTTTATGGCATTTATTATACAATAGACGGCAATGCCGCTTCATCGGCGCAGTTTTTCCTTACAGATAGTGTGCATAATTATATACGGGGAGCGCTATATTTTAACACTGAACCCCGGCTCGACTCCATACAACCTGTGCTTAGTTTTATAAAGCAGGACATGGCGGTGATGATTAAAAGTTTTAAGTGGAAGTAG
- a CDS encoding LutB/LldF family L-lactate oxidation iron-sulfur protein codes for MGATAEEFLVKSEEKAFDADHRRIINFNIDRYNTAVSRGLSRIINLDNAKKKGHVLKWKVMENLDKFLPEFEANFQKRGGKVIWANDVEEAQREILNIIKKANAKTVVKSKSMVTEEIHLNEFLESNQIESLETDLGEYIVQLLGQKPYHIVTPAMHLSKEDIAKLFHEKFGTPIDATPEQITLKARELLREKYVQADVGITGANFLLADTGSIAISENEGNARLCTTFPKIHIAIVGIEKIIPSITDLDLFWPMLSTHGTGQNLTVYNTILSGPRRPDETDGPEEMYVVLLDNGRTNLLAKKDQRQGLYCIRCGACLNGCPIYKNIGGHTYATTYSGPIGSIITPHTQGMENFKHLSYASSLCGKCTEVCPVKIDIHKMLLLNRRDAVNENLVTNKERWGWAIWKKGMLKRKLTDFFGGGMKNFLLKTFFKRTWGHLREMPRVADKSFSKQWQEMNNTPEE; via the coding sequence ATGGGAGCAACCGCTGAAGAATTTTTGGTAAAATCGGAAGAGAAGGCTTTTGATGCCGATCACCGTCGCATCATCAACTTCAATATTGACCGGTACAATACGGCGGTATCGCGGGGCCTTTCGCGCATTATCAATTTAGATAATGCCAAAAAGAAAGGCCATGTGCTTAAATGGAAGGTGATGGAAAACCTGGATAAGTTCCTCCCGGAGTTTGAGGCCAATTTTCAGAAACGCGGCGGCAAGGTGATCTGGGCTAATGATGTAGAAGAGGCCCAGCGTGAAATCCTGAACATCATCAAAAAGGCCAACGCCAAAACCGTGGTGAAATCCAAATCGATGGTTACCGAAGAAATTCATCTGAACGAGTTTTTAGAGAGCAATCAAATCGAATCGCTTGAAACCGATTTAGGTGAATATATAGTGCAGCTGTTAGGCCAAAAGCCATACCATATTGTTACCCCGGCTATGCACCTCAGCAAGGAAGATATCGCGAAGCTTTTCCACGAAAAATTTGGCACCCCCATTGATGCAACGCCCGAACAAATTACCCTGAAAGCCCGCGAGCTGCTCCGCGAAAAATATGTACAGGCCGATGTAGGTATCACCGGTGCCAATTTCCTGTTAGCTGATACCGGCAGCATCGCCATCAGCGAAAATGAAGGCAACGCGCGCCTTTGTACTACATTCCCTAAAATCCATATTGCCATTGTGGGGATCGAGAAGATCATCCCTTCCATTACTGATCTGGACTTGTTTTGGCCGATGCTGTCTACTCATGGCACCGGGCAAAATCTTACTGTTTATAATACCATATTAAGCGGTCCGCGCCGACCGGATGAAACCGACGGGCCTGAGGAAATGTACGTAGTGCTGTTGGATAATGGCCGCACCAATCTGCTGGCAAAAAAAGACCAGCGGCAAGGCCTTTACTGCATCCGTTGCGGAGCCTGCCTTAACGGTTGCCCCATTTATAAAAACATTGGAGGCCACACTTATGCCACCACTTACAGTGGCCCGATAGGCTCTATTATTACCCCGCATACCCAGGGGATGGAAAATTTTAAACACCTGAGCTATGCTTCAAGCCTGTGTGGTAAATGTACCGAGGTTTGCCCGGTTAAGATCGACATCCATAAAATGTTGCTCCTTAACCGCCGCGATGCGGTTAACGAAAACCTGGTTACCAATAAAGAACGCTGGGGCTGGGCCATCTGGAAAAAGGGAATGCTTAAACGCAAGCTTACCGATTTTTTTGGCGGCGGCATGAAAAACTTCCTGCTTAAAACATTCTTTAAACGTACCTGGGGCCATTTACGCGAAATGCCGCGCGTGGCTGATAAATCATTTAGCAAGCAATGGCAGGAAATGAACAACACACCCGAAGAATAG
- the pyk gene encoding pyruvate kinase: MELYYNRTKIVATMGPASAKKDVLLAMIKAGVNVCRLNFSHGKPEDHKVVIDLIREINEQYKTNVGILADLQGPKIRIGLVKDGGIHLVNGTHIKITTHECIGNDEQIYITYDTFPQDVQANEIILLDDGKLQLRVIETNKIDTVICEVVHGGILTSRKGVNLPNTKVSIPSLTEEDLINLEFALKQDVEWIGLSFVRTGEDIIDLKRIIARNGSAAKVIAKVEKPEAIENIDAIIAATDGVMVARGDLGVEMPLEEVPLLQKMIARKCRAASKPVIVATQMLESMITTPRPTRAEVNDVANSVLDGADAVMLSGETSVGEFPVIVIETMAKIVRNVEELGYPFNAPKQATVKDPSSPDFLINALCESAVHIAEQSNAVGIVSMTTSGYTAFEISSHRPKASTYIFTSNKQLLNALSLVWGVRAYYYDQLESTDQTIADVNDTLKAEGLIKTGDVVVNTASTPIIKQGKTNTLKLSVVE; the protein is encoded by the coding sequence ATGGAACTATACTATAATCGTACAAAAATTGTTGCCACCATGGGGCCGGCATCAGCTAAAAAGGATGTTTTATTAGCGATGATCAAGGCAGGTGTCAACGTTTGCCGTCTTAATTTTTCGCACGGTAAGCCTGAAGATCATAAGGTAGTGATCGATCTTATCCGTGAAATTAACGAGCAATACAAAACCAACGTAGGTATCCTGGCCGATTTACAGGGCCCAAAGATCCGCATCGGGCTGGTAAAGGACGGCGGTATTCATTTAGTTAACGGAACGCACATTAAAATTACCACTCACGAATGCATTGGTAACGATGAGCAGATTTATATTACTTATGATACCTTCCCGCAGGATGTACAGGCAAACGAAATAATTTTGCTTGATGACGGTAAGCTGCAGTTAAGGGTTATTGAAACCAACAAAATTGATACAGTTATATGTGAGGTTGTTCACGGTGGTATTTTAACATCACGCAAGGGTGTTAACCTGCCTAACACCAAAGTGTCTATCCCAAGCTTAACCGAAGAAGACCTGATTAACCTTGAATTTGCCCTTAAACAGGATGTTGAATGGATCGGTCTTTCTTTTGTTCGCACAGGCGAGGATATTATTGACCTGAAACGTATTATAGCCCGCAACGGTTCGGCGGCTAAGGTGATTGCCAAAGTTGAAAAGCCGGAAGCTATTGAAAATATTGATGCCATTATTGCTGCTACAGATGGTGTAATGGTTGCCCGTGGTGACCTTGGTGTTGAAATGCCGCTTGAAGAAGTGCCATTGCTGCAAAAAATGATTGCCCGTAAATGCCGCGCTGCTTCAAAACCGGTTATCGTAGCTACCCAGATGCTGGAATCAATGATCACCACACCACGCCCAACCCGTGCCGAAGTGAACGACGTTGCCAACTCTGTACTTGACGGTGCCGATGCGGTGATGTTAAGCGGCGAAACATCAGTTGGTGAGTTCCCGGTTATTGTTATTGAAACTATGGCCAAAATTGTACGCAATGTTGAAGAATTAGGCTATCCGTTTAACGCTCCGAAGCAAGCAACAGTTAAAGACCCTTCTTCTCCGGATTTCCTGATCAATGCACTTTGCGAATCTGCCGTACATATTGCTGAGCAAAGCAATGCGGTAGGTATCGTTTCCATGACAACTTCAGGTTATACTGCATTTGAAATATCAAGCCACAGGCCTAAAGCCAGCACCTATATATTTACATCAAACAAGCAGCTATTGAATGCGCTTAGCCTTGTTTGGGGAGTGAGGGCGTATTATTATGATCAGTTGGAAAGCACTGATCAAACCATTGCCGATGTTAATGACACTCTTAAAGCCGAAGGCCTGATTAAAACAGGCGACGTAGTTGTTAACACCGCGTCTACCCCCATAATTAAACAGGGTAAAACTAATACGCTTAAATTAAGCGTTGTGGAATAA
- the fabF gene encoding beta-ketoacyl-ACP synthase II: MEFKRVVVTGLGALTPIGNTVSDYWNGLINGVSGAALIKSFDTEKFKTKFACEVKDFDADGFLGRKDARKLDPFVQYALFSTEEAVKDAGLDFSKLDTSRIGVIWGSGIGGLKTFLDEVTAFAKGDGSPRFNPFFIPKMIADIAPGHISIKYGLRGPNFTTVSACASSNNSLIDSFNYIRLGKANMFISGGSEAIINEAGIGGFNAMHALSTRNDDPATASRPFDLDRDGFVAGEGAGTIILEELEHAKARGAKIYAEMVGGGMSADAYHMTAPHPDGLGAAFVMRAALEDANLSPADIDYVNVHGTSTPIGDPQEIKAIQDVFGDDIYRINISSTKSMTGHLLGAAGAVEAIASILALKHGIIPPTINHFTDDPAFDPKINFTFNTAQKRDINIVQSNGFGFGGHNASVIFKKYED; the protein is encoded by the coding sequence ATGGAGTTTAAAAGAGTTGTAGTAACCGGGCTTGGAGCACTTACTCCTATTGGTAACACTGTTTCAGACTATTGGAACGGACTGATCAATGGAGTAAGTGGCGCTGCCTTGATTAAAAGTTTTGATACCGAAAAATTCAAAACTAAGTTCGCTTGCGAAGTAAAAGACTTTGACGCGGATGGTTTTTTGGGCCGTAAAGACGCCCGCAAATTGGATCCTTTTGTACAATACGCCTTATTTTCAACCGAAGAAGCCGTAAAAGACGCAGGATTAGATTTTTCAAAACTGGATACCAGCCGTATTGGCGTTATCTGGGGCTCGGGTATTGGGGGGTTAAAAACTTTCCTCGACGAGGTGACAGCCTTTGCCAAAGGTGATGGCTCTCCGCGTTTTAACCCGTTCTTCATCCCTAAAATGATTGCTGATATAGCCCCCGGCCATATATCTATTAAATATGGTTTGCGCGGCCCCAACTTCACTACTGTTTCGGCATGTGCTTCATCAAATAATTCCCTGATAGATTCATTTAATTATATCCGTTTGGGCAAAGCTAACATGTTCATCAGCGGTGGTTCTGAAGCCATTATCAACGAAGCCGGCATAGGTGGTTTTAACGCCATGCACGCATTATCAACCCGAAACGATGATCCGGCAACGGCATCACGTCCGTTTGATCTGGACAGGGATGGTTTTGTGGCCGGTGAAGGAGCAGGTACTATCATTTTAGAGGAGTTAGAGCATGCAAAAGCCCGCGGCGCTAAAATATACGCCGAAATGGTGGGTGGCGGCATGAGCGCCGATGCCTATCACATGACAGCACCTCATCCCGATGGCTTAGGTGCCGCGTTTGTAATGCGCGCTGCTCTCGAAGATGCCAACCTTAGCCCTGCCGATATTGATTATGTGAACGTTCACGGCACATCAACCCCAATCGGTGATCCGCAGGAAATTAAAGCAATACAGGATGTGTTTGGTGATGATATTTACCGTATCAATATTAGCTCAACCAAATCAATGACAGGCCATTTACTTGGTGCTGCCGGCGCGGTTGAAGCTATTGCGTCGATACTGGCATTAAAACATGGTATCATCCCTCCAACCATTAATCACTTTACGGATGATCCGGCTTTTGATCCTAAGATCAATTTCACTTTCAATACCGCTCAAAAACGCGATATTAATATAGTGCAAAGCAATGGATTTGGTTTTGGCGGACACAATGCTTCTGTAATATTTAAAAAGTACGAAGATTAA
- a CDS encoding dihydrofolate reductase family protein, which translates to MRKIILNVAVSLDSYIEGPNGEYDWCFDDQDYGLTDFFKACDAIFIGRKSYELIMRTDPKMFAAMKMYVFSDTLHDPQADNVEILRSADFKNRIEEIRSQEGRDIWLFGGAELVEAFIKKNLISELLLSVHPVILGSGKPLFTNIKERINLVLLGAEQFSSGLIQLRYIINP; encoded by the coding sequence ATGCGTAAAATAATCTTAAACGTCGCTGTTAGTCTCGATAGTTATATTGAGGGGCCTAATGGTGAGTACGACTGGTGCTTTGACGACCAGGATTATGGCCTTACCGACTTTTTTAAAGCCTGTGATGCCATCTTCATCGGGCGCAAAAGTTATGAGCTGATCATGCGTACCGATCCAAAAATGTTTGCTGCCATGAAAATGTATGTGTTTTCGGATACACTTCATGACCCGCAAGCTGATAATGTTGAAATACTGAGATCTGCTGATTTTAAAAACAGGATCGAAGAAATCAGGAGCCAGGAGGGACGCGATATCTGGTTGTTTGGCGGGGCAGAACTTGTTGAAGCGTTTATCAAAAAAAATCTAATCTCTGAATTATTACTGTCAGTACACCCGGTAATTTTAGGTAGTGGAAAACCACTTTTTACAAATATAAAAGAACGCATTAACCTGGTACTGCTTGGTGCCGAGCAATTTTCAAGCGGACTCATTCAACTCAGGTATATTATCAACCCTTAG
- the rpiB gene encoding ribose 5-phosphate isomerase B: MKQGLKIAIGSDHAGYDYKQILTEALSSVEVKDFGTYSSESVDYPDFAHPVANAVESGECDLGILICGAANGVAITANKHQGIRAAICWKEEIAVLARSHNNANIVCVPARFVTPEEAKAIVTTFLNTEFEGGRHANRVEKIACA, encoded by the coding sequence ATGAAGCAAGGATTAAAAATAGCTATCGGTTCGGACCACGCCGGGTATGATTACAAACAAATTTTAACAGAGGCACTGTCTTCTGTCGAAGTAAAAGATTTCGGCACCTATTCATCCGAATCGGTTGATTATCCTGATTTTGCACATCCTGTAGCGAATGCCGTTGAAAGCGGTGAATGCGACCTTGGGATCCTGATTTGCGGTGCAGCCAATGGCGTTGCCATAACTGCCAACAAACACCAGGGCATCCGCGCAGCCATTTGCTGGAAAGAAGAAATAGCAGTACTGGCCCGCAGCCATAACAACGCTAACATAGTTTGCGTACCTGCCCGCTTTGTTACCCCCGAAGAAGCGAAGGCCATAGTAACTACTTTTTTAAATACTGAATTTGAAGGCGGCAGGCATGCTAACCGTGTGGAAAAGATAGCCTGTGCTTAA
- a CDS encoding IPExxxVDY family protein, protein MILNRKFLKFEIDFDFVLIAVTSSLKDYRVCFLINKYLNFNFVKTDDLEVDIYPGAEPVLFSLYRYSWETTETDFFFIGNKGSDGYLVPEIKSADYFLMIRNYIDDNELDMIISSLNKIPEIVAAVKIDPKKIKSRENLLF, encoded by the coding sequence ATGATTTTGAACAGGAAATTTTTAAAGTTTGAGATCGATTTTGATTTTGTGCTCATTGCAGTAACAAGCTCACTTAAAGATTACCGGGTTTGTTTTCTTATAAACAAGTACTTGAATTTTAATTTCGTAAAAACCGATGACCTGGAAGTAGATATTTACCCCGGGGCCGAGCCTGTTTTGTTTTCATTATACCGCTACAGTTGGGAAACCACCGAAACAGACTTCTTCTTTATAGGCAATAAAGGCTCAGATGGCTACCTGGTGCCTGAAATAAAAAGTGCCGACTATTTTTTAATGATCCGCAACTATATAGATGATAATGAGCTTGATATGATCATTTCATCGCTTAATAAAATACCAGAAATAGTTGCAGCTGTAAAGATTGACCCAAAAAAAATAAAATCACGGGAAAATCTTTTATTTTAG
- a CDS encoding ROK family protein: protein MQNCYIGIEIGGTKLQIVLADDSFIINRTFRFAVDRALGAAGIRGHIAQTITNISKEYIIKGISIGFGGPVDRGTGSIAKSHQLSGWDAFNISGWLKQEVNVPVILENDANVAALGEALKGAGRNYEHVFYVTLGSGAGAGMVINGQIYHGAKPGEAEIGHIRLNREGLTLEDSCSGWAVDKKIRTVIAQKPDGKLAQLCAGVNGGEAKILLTASEQGDAGALKILNDTAADLGFGLSHAVHLFHPDIIVLGGGLSLLGEPLRIRVQEAMQANTMTLFLPGPEVVIAELGELAVPVGAIENLRRHIG from the coding sequence ATGCAAAATTGCTATATAGGTATTGAAATAGGCGGAACCAAACTGCAAATAGTTTTGGCCGATGATAGCTTTATTATCAACAGGACGTTTCGTTTTGCGGTAGACAGAGCGTTGGGCGCCGCAGGGATCAGGGGGCACATTGCCCAAACCATTACCAATATTTCAAAAGAGTATATCATTAAAGGGATAAGCATCGGTTTTGGCGGACCGGTTGACCGGGGGACGGGCAGTATTGCTAAGTCGCACCAGTTAAGCGGGTGGGACGCATTTAACATTTCGGGCTGGTTGAAGCAGGAGGTTAATGTACCGGTTATTTTGGAGAATGATGCTAATGTAGCTGCCCTTGGCGAGGCATTAAAAGGGGCCGGGCGTAATTATGAACATGTATTTTATGTAACTCTTGGCAGTGGAGCAGGCGCCGGAATGGTCATTAACGGCCAAATTTATCACGGGGCAAAACCCGGGGAAGCGGAGATAGGGCACATACGCCTTAACCGCGAAGGCCTTACGCTTGAAGATAGCTGCTCGGGCTGGGCGGTTGATAAAAAGATCCGTACAGTAATCGCTCAAAAGCCCGATGGTAAACTGGCCCAACTTTGTGCGGGTGTAAATGGGGGAGAAGCTAAAATATTACTGACCGCTTCGGAACAGGGAGATGCAGGTGCGCTGAAAATATTGAATGATACCGCTGCCGACCTGGGCTTCGGCTTATCACATGCTGTACATCTTTTTCACCCTGATATTATAGTGTTGGGCGGAGGCTTATCTTTATTGGGTGAGCCCTTGCGCATTCGGGTACAAGAGGCCATGCAAGCTAATACCATGACCCTGTTTTTACCTGGCCCAGAGGTTGTAATAGCCGAATTAGGCGAACTGGCAGTACCCGTTGGGGCAATTGAAAACCTGAGGAGGCATATAGGTTAA